A single window of Nicotiana sylvestris chromosome 3, ASM39365v2, whole genome shotgun sequence DNA harbors:
- the LOC138887940 gene encoding zinc finger BED domain-containing protein RICESLEEPER 2-like: protein MAKAIRDCLLEWKLDKVFTITVDNASSNDVTVKELSKQLDMWKTNMMSGKHLHVRCMAHILNLIVQDGLKELDASVTRVRNIVRYVRSSPARTLKFKQCCAHIKVECTKTLCLDVPTRWNSTYLMLDTAQHFEKAFDKLHLFDDGFSAYQCSHLCEDGGNAGPLESDDWVNVRNVIEFLARFHELTKKVPGSRYVTCNSHFEDVSELYCHLKMCLASEDGHLRKMAQQMQEKFKKYWGEPEKMNKMIFIASVLDPHNKFEYVEGELEELFGEEKGKKINAEVYAYMNSLFGEYLKKYSTESCPQSPSSSTSSNNTSNSPSGSVISASKIRTKLSIKKQKEDNGSGGAKSELDKYISEEQEPFSEEFDILSWWKTHAPRFPILSELARDVLAIPISSVASECAFSTGGRILDSFRSSLTTKYVQALICVQDWLREEKNPISVEEDLKYLEELKLGKL, encoded by the coding sequence ATGGCTAAAGCTATTAGGGATTGTTTGCTTGAATGGAAATTAGACAAGGTTTTCACTATTACTGTGGACAATGCTTCTTCAAATGATGTCACTGTCAAAGAATTGTCTAAACAGTTAGATATGTGGAAAACTAATATGATGAGTGGTAAACATCTTCATGTGAGATGCATGGCTCATATACTAAATCTAATTGTGCAAGATGGTTTGAAAGAACTTGATGCTTCTGTGACACGTGTTAGAAATATTGTGAGGTATGTGAGATCTTCGCCTGCAAGGACCTTAAAGTTTAAACAGTGCTGTGCACATATAAAGGTAGAATGTACCaaaacattgtgtttggatgttcctaccaggtggaattccacctatttGATGTTGGATACAGCACAACACTTTGAAAAAGCCTTTGACAAGTTGCATCTTTTTGATGATGGATTTTCTGCATATCAATGTTCTCATCTTTGTGAAGATGGTGGTAATGCAGGTCCTCTTGAATCTGATGATtgggtgaatgtgaggaatgtgaTAGAGTTTCTTGCAAGATTTCACGAGCTAACTAAAAAAGTTCCAGGTTCACGTTATGTCACTTGTAATTCTCATTTTGAGGATGTATCTGAACTTTATTGTCATTTGAAAATGTGTTTAGCTAGTGAGGATGGGCATTTGAGAAAAATGGCTCAGCAAATGCAAGAAAAGttcaagaagtattggggtgagcctgaaaagatgaataaaatgatttttattgcttccgtcTTGGATCCACATAACAAATTTGAATATGTTGAGGGAGAACTTGAAGAACTTTTTggggaggaaaaagggaagaaaataaatgcTGAGGTGTATGCTTATATGAATTCTTTATTTGGAGAGTATCTAAAAAAGTATTCAACCGAATCTTGTCCTCAATCTCCATCTAGTTCTACTTCATCTAACAACACATCTAATTCACCTAGTGGGAGTGTTATAAGTGCATCAAAAATAAGGACTAAGCTTAGCataaagaaacaaaaggaagacAATGGAAGTGGGGGTGCTAAATCGGAGTTGGATAAATACATTAGTGAAGAACAAGAGCCTTTTAGTGAAGAATTTGATATCTTGAGTTGGTGGAAAACACATGCTCCTAGATTTCCTATTCTTTCGGAGTTGGCTCGTGATGTGTTGGCAATTCCAATTTCTAGTGTGGCGTCGGAATGCGCGTTTAGCACTGGTGGCCgtattcttgattcatttaggagttcattgactACTAAATATGTGCAAGCTCTTATTTGTGTTCAAGATTGGCTTAGAGAAGAGAAGAATCCTATTAGTGTTGAAGAAGACTTGAAGTATCTTGAGGAACTCAAGCTTGGTAAGCTTTAA